Proteins encoded within one genomic window of Mycolicibacterium aubagnense:
- the rbfA gene encoding 30S ribosome-binding factor RbfA has translation MADPARAKRLAKRISTIVASAIEYEIKDPRLDGVTITDAKMTGDLHDATLYYTVIGTSLDEEPDYAGVAAALEKAKGALRTRVGAGTGVRFTPTLTFERDTVPDAALKMEELLARARAADEDVARIREGATHAGDADPYRVSEDAFEGPKDEGDSDRTDY, from the coding sequence GTGGCTGATCCGGCCAGAGCAAAAAGATTGGCCAAACGCATCTCGACCATCGTCGCCTCGGCGATCGAGTATGAGATCAAGGATCCGCGGCTCGACGGCGTGACGATCACCGATGCCAAGATGACCGGTGATCTGCACGACGCGACGCTGTACTACACGGTCATCGGGACCAGCCTCGACGAGGAGCCGGACTACGCCGGCGTCGCGGCTGCCCTGGAGAAGGCCAAGGGTGCGTTGCGCACGAGAGTCGGTGCGGGAACCGGGGTCCGGTTCACCCCGACGCTGACTTTCGAGCGCGACACCGTGCCCGACGCGGCTCTGAAGATGGAGGAGCTGTTGGCCCGGGCCCGTGCCGCTGACGAGGATGTGGCCCGGATCCGCGAGGGTGCCACGCACGCCGGTGACGCTGATCCGTACCGTGTCAGTGAGGACGCATTCGAGGGCCCCAAGGATGAGGGTGACAGCGATCGAACCGACTACTGA
- the infB gene encoding translation initiation factor IF-2, whose protein sequence is MAAGKARVHELAKELGVTSKEVLARLSEQGEFVKSASSTVEAPVARRLREAFGGGKPARSETPAAPAAAKPSGAPKPGAPKPAAVAAPAAPAPAAPAAASAPAAPAPAAPAAGGPKPGTPRPQVPSAPAAPAASAAPAPAASAAPAAPAQPRPATPGATPGPRPGAPKPAPRAPRVGNNPFSSQQPVERPAPRPAPGPGGPRPGPGAGGPRPGGGPRPGVTPGNMPPRPPGARPGAVGRPGGPRPGGGPRPGGGAGGPRPGGAGGGGNYRGGGAGGGAGAGAGAGGGFRGRPGGGGAPAGGGPGGGGGGRPGQRGGAAGAFGRPGGAPRRGRKSKRAKRAEYENMQAPIVGGVRLPHGNGEVIRLARGASLSDFAEKINANPASLVQALFNLGEMVTATQSVGDETLELLGGEMNYVVQVVSPEDEDRELLESFDLTYGEDAGDEDDLASRPPVVTVMGHVDHGKTRLLDTIRKANVREGEAGGITQHIGAYQVLTELDGNERLVTFIDTPGHEAFTAMRARGAKATDIAILVVAADDGVMPQTVEAINHAQAADVPIVVAVNKIDKEGADPQKIRAQLTEYNLVAEEYGGDTMFVDISAKQGTNIDGLLEAVLLTADASLDLRANPDMEAQGVAIEAHLDRGRGPVATVLIQRGTLRVGDSIVAGDAYGRVRRMVDEHGEDVHEALPSRPVQVIGFTSVPGAGDNLLVVDEDRIARQIADRRSARKRNALAARSRKRISLEDLDSALKETSQLNLILKGDNSGTVEALEEALMGIQIDDEVELRVIDRGVGGVTETNVNLASASDAIIIGFNVRAEGKATELANREGVEIRYYSVIYQAIDEIESALKGMLKPVYEEKELGRAEIRAIFRSSKIGNIAGCLVQSGIMRRNAKARLLRDNIVIAENLTVSSLKREKDDATEVREGYECGLTLTYNDIKEGDVIETYELVEKART, encoded by the coding sequence GTGGCAGCAGGTAAGGCACGCGTACACGAGTTGGCTAAAGAACTCGGTGTGACCAGCAAGGAAGTCCTCGCCCGACTGAGCGAACAGGGCGAATTCGTGAAATCTGCGTCCTCCACTGTGGAGGCGCCCGTCGCACGCAGATTGCGTGAGGCGTTCGGCGGCGGCAAGCCCGCCAGGTCCGAGACACCGGCCGCACCCGCGGCCGCCAAGCCGTCCGGTGCTCCGAAGCCCGGCGCACCCAAGCCGGCCGCCGTCGCGGCGCCGGCCGCACCTGCACCGGCAGCGCCGGCCGCAGCTTCGGCACCCGCAGCACCCGCGCCGGCAGCTCCCGCCGCCGGCGGTCCCAAGCCCGGCACCCCGCGGCCCCAGGTTCCGAGCGCGCCCGCAGCTCCGGCTGCTTCCGCCGCTCCGGCACCGGCAGCATCGGCTGCCCCGGCGGCTCCGGCCCAGCCGCGTCCGGCCACGCCGGGTGCGACTCCGGGTCCACGACCTGGCGCACCCAAGCCGGCTCCGCGGGCACCGCGCGTCGGTAACAATCCGTTCTCTTCCCAGCAGCCGGTCGAGCGCCCGGCCCCGCGTCCGGCTCCCGGTCCCGGTGGTCCGCGTCCGGGTCCCGGCGCTGGTGGTCCCCGTCCGGGCGGTGGCCCGCGTCCGGGTGTCACGCCGGGCAACATGCCCCCGCGTCCGCCGGGTGCCCGTCCGGGTGCCGTCGGTCGTCCGGGTGGTCCGCGTCCTGGTGGCGGTCCCCGTCCTGGCGGCGGCGCAGGTGGCCCTCGTCCCGGCGGTGCCGGTGGCGGCGGTAACTACCGCGGTGGTGGCGCCGGTGGTGGCGCAGGAGCCGGCGCAGGTGCCGGTGGCGGCTTCCGGGGTCGTCCCGGTGGCGGTGGCGCTCCCGCTGGCGGTGGCCCCGGTGGTGGCGGCGGCGGTCGTCCCGGTCAGCGCGGCGGTGCCGCGGGTGCCTTCGGGCGTCCCGGTGGCGCGCCTCGTCGTGGCCGTAAGTCGAAGCGCGCGAAACGCGCCGAATACGAAAACATGCAGGCGCCGATCGTCGGTGGCGTGCGGTTGCCGCACGGCAATGGCGAGGTCATCCGCCTCGCTCGCGGCGCGTCGCTGAGCGACTTCGCCGAGAAGATCAACGCCAACCCGGCCTCGCTGGTGCAGGCGCTGTTCAACCTGGGCGAGATGGTCACCGCTACCCAGTCGGTGGGTGACGAGACCCTCGAGCTGCTGGGCGGCGAGATGAACTACGTCGTGCAGGTCGTGTCCCCGGAGGACGAGGACCGCGAGCTGCTCGAGTCGTTCGACCTCACCTACGGCGAGGACGCCGGCGACGAGGACGACCTGGCCAGCCGGCCGCCGGTGGTCACCGTCATGGGCCACGTCGACCACGGTAAGACCCGACTGCTGGACACCATCCGTAAGGCGAACGTTCGCGAGGGCGAAGCCGGCGGCATCACCCAGCACATCGGTGCCTACCAGGTGCTGACCGAGCTGGACGGCAACGAGCGTCTGGTGACGTTCATCGACACCCCGGGCCACGAGGCGTTCACCGCCATGCGTGCCCGTGGTGCCAAGGCCACCGACATCGCGATCCTGGTGGTCGCCGCCGACGACGGCGTCATGCCGCAGACGGTGGAGGCCATCAACCACGCACAGGCCGCTGACGTGCCGATCGTGGTTGCGGTCAACAAGATCGACAAGGAAGGCGCGGATCCGCAGAAGATCCGGGCGCAGCTGACCGAATACAACCTGGTGGCCGAGGAGTACGGCGGCGACACCATGTTCGTGGACATCTCGGCCAAGCAGGGCACCAACATCGACGGTCTGCTCGAAGCGGTCCTGCTGACCGCGGACGCGTCGCTGGACCTGCGGGCCAACCCCGACATGGAGGCCCAGGGTGTGGCCATCGAGGCGCACCTGGACCGCGGTCGCGGCCCGGTCGCCACCGTGCTGATCCAGCGCGGCACGCTGCGGGTTGGCGACTCGATCGTCGCCGGCGATGCCTACGGCCGCGTCCGCCGCATGGTCGACGAGCACGGCGAGGACGTCCACGAGGCGCTGCCATCGCGTCCGGTCCAGGTGATCGGTTTCACCTCGGTGCCCGGCGCCGGCGACAACCTGCTGGTTGTCGACGAGGACCGCATCGCCCGCCAGATCGCCGACCGGCGCAGCGCGCGCAAGCGCAACGCGCTGGCCGCACGTTCGCGCAAGCGGATCAGCCTGGAAGACCTGGATTCGGCGCTGAAGGAAACCAGCCAGCTGAACCTGATCCTCAAGGGCGACAACTCGGGCACCGTCGAGGCGCTCGAGGAGGCCTTGATGGGTATCCAGATCGACGACGAAGTGGAACTGCGCGTCATCGACCGCGGTGTCGGTGGCGTCACCGAGACCAACGTCAACCTGGCGTCGGCCTCGGACGCGATCATCATCGGCTTCAACGTCCGTGCCGAGGGCAAGGCGACGGAGCTGGCGAACCGCGAGGGCGTCGAGATCCGGTACTACTCGGTGATCTACCAGGCCATCGACGAGATCGAGAGCGCGCTCAAGGGCATGCTCAAGCCGGTCTACGAGGAGAAGGAGCTCGGCCGCGCCGAGATCCGCGCCATCTTCCGGTCGTCGAAGATCGGCAACATCGCCGGTTGCCTCGTGCAGTCGGGCATCATGCGGCGTAACGCCAAGGCCCGCCTGCTGCGCGACAACATCGTCATCGCCGAGAACCTCACGGTGTCTTCGCTCAAGCGCGAGAAGGACGATGCCACCGAGGTGCGCGAAGGCTACGAATGCGGTCTGACGCTGACGTACAACGACATCAAGGAAGGCGACGTCATCGAGACGTACGAACTCGTCGAGAAGGCTCGTACCTAG
- a CDS encoding DHH family phosphoesterase yields the protein MRVTAIEPTTEIRQQGARVDARAAADLLGAVDSVSVVAHVYPDADTIGAGLALALVLSESGKDVQVGFAAPATVPDSLQTLPGGHLLVPPDQMRPDADLVVTVDIPSVNRLGSLAKLAEPGRQVLVIDHHASNRLFGSANYVDPSADSTTMLVAELLDAWGKPIELPVAHCLYAGLTTDTGSFRWASARAYRLAARLLDIGVDNGAVSRALFDTHPFSWLPMLSRVLSTACLVPDAAGGKGLVYAVVPYQEYAAARAEEVESIVDIVRTTSEAEVAAVLKEIEPGQWSVSLRAKTEVDVSVLASSFGGGGHRFAAGYSPTGSTEDVVAALIAALS from the coding sequence ATGAGGGTGACAGCGATCGAACCGACTACTGAGATCCGCCAGCAGGGCGCGCGGGTTGACGCGCGCGCTGCGGCTGATCTGCTCGGTGCGGTCGACAGCGTCAGCGTGGTTGCCCACGTGTACCCAGACGCCGACACCATCGGGGCGGGCCTGGCGCTCGCACTGGTGCTCAGCGAATCCGGCAAGGATGTGCAGGTCGGCTTCGCTGCGCCCGCGACCGTGCCGGACTCGCTGCAGACCCTGCCCGGCGGGCATCTGCTGGTGCCGCCGGACCAGATGCGCCCCGATGCCGACCTGGTGGTCACCGTCGACATTCCGAGTGTGAACCGCCTAGGGTCGCTGGCCAAGCTGGCCGAGCCGGGGCGGCAGGTGCTGGTGATCGATCACCACGCCTCCAACCGCCTCTTCGGTAGCGCCAATTACGTTGACCCGTCCGCGGATTCGACCACCATGCTGGTGGCCGAGCTGCTCGACGCCTGGGGTAAGCCGATCGAGCTGCCGGTGGCGCACTGCCTGTACGCCGGGCTGACCACCGACACGGGTTCGTTCCGGTGGGCCAGCGCCCGCGCCTACCGGCTGGCGGCGCGACTTCTCGACATCGGCGTGGACAATGGTGCGGTCAGCCGTGCGCTGTTCGACACCCATCCGTTCTCGTGGCTGCCCATGCTGTCCCGGGTGCTGTCGACGGCGTGCCTCGTACCCGACGCCGCCGGCGGCAAGGGACTGGTGTATGCCGTTGTGCCGTATCAGGAATACGCGGCCGCGCGGGCCGAAGAGGTTGAGAGCATCGTCGACATCGTGCGGACCACGTCGGAAGCCGAGGTCGCGGCGGTGCTCAAAGAGATCGAGCCGGGGCAGTGGTCGGTGTCGCTGCGCGCCAAGACCGAGGTCGACGTGTCGGTACTGGCCAGTTCGTTCGGCGGCGGCGGCCACCGGTTCGCGGCGGGCTACTCACCCACCGGAAGCACCGAGGACGTCGTCGCGGCCCTCATCGCCGCGCTGAGTTAG
- a CDS encoding DUF2277 domain-containing protein gives MCRNITELRGLEPAATAEEIEAAARQYIRKVSGITRPTAANVDAFEAAVAEVTAVTERLLNQLPARRQPPKTVPPLRRPEVQARLAAK, from the coding sequence ATGTGCCGCAACATCACCGAACTGCGTGGCCTGGAGCCGGCTGCCACCGCTGAGGAGATCGAGGCTGCCGCGCGTCAGTACATCCGCAAGGTCAGCGGGATCACCCGTCCCACCGCCGCCAACGTCGACGCCTTCGAGGCCGCCGTCGCCGAGGTCACGGCCGTTACCGAGAGACTGCTGAACCAGCTGCCAGCCCGGCGACAACCGCCGAAGACGGTGCCGCCGCTGCGCCGGCCCGAAGTGCAGGCGAGGCTGGCCGCCAAGTGA
- a CDS encoding DUF1802 family protein — MNSPALKEWGAAVRALLDGRQTVLLRKGGIGEKRFAISAPEFVFFPTVEHSHAARVRPEFTDLLDRTAGDSTDTEVVLRGGAKVVAAVAVERPERLNAIADLHIWTADSVQKDRLDFRPKHRLTVLVVQAKPLVSPVRLPRIPDYAGCRSWVNLPVTPEWGPPAYDDAALAVIAQRVRDSVG, encoded by the coding sequence GTGAATTCGCCCGCGCTCAAGGAGTGGGGCGCGGCGGTGCGGGCGCTGCTCGACGGCCGGCAGACGGTGCTGCTGCGCAAGGGGGGTATCGGTGAGAAGCGGTTTGCGATATCGGCACCGGAGTTCGTGTTCTTCCCGACGGTCGAGCACAGCCACGCGGCACGCGTCCGGCCCGAGTTCACCGATCTGCTGGACCGGACTGCGGGAGACAGCACCGACACCGAGGTCGTGCTGCGCGGCGGCGCGAAAGTGGTTGCCGCCGTGGCGGTCGAGCGTCCGGAGCGACTGAATGCCATCGCCGATCTGCACATCTGGACCGCCGATTCGGTGCAGAAGGATCGGCTGGATTTCCGGCCCAAACACCGGCTGACGGTGCTCGTGGTGCAGGCGAAACCGCTCGTGTCCCCGGTGCGGCTACCGCGCATCCCGGACTACGCGGGCTGCCGCAGCTGGGTGAACCTGCCGGTCACTCCCGAGTGGGGCCCGCCGGCGTATGACGACGCGGCGCTGGCCGTCATTGCTCAGCGGGTCCGCGACTCAGTCGGCTGA
- a CDS encoding enoyl-CoA hydratase: MTDVLLIDTTDRVRTLTLNRPKSRNALSYELRDAFYGALRQAEADPDVDVVILTGADPVFCAGLDLKELGEGAALPDISPKWPNMTKPVIGAINGAAVTGGLELALYCDILIASENAKFADTHARVGLLPTWGLSVRLPQKAGVGLARRMSLTGDYLSAAEALRAGLVTEVVPHDELLPTARRVAASIVGNNQNAVRALLDSYHKIDGSQTDAGLWIEAASARKWMDASSGNDIAANRDAVMQRGRSQV; encoded by the coding sequence GTGACCGACGTTCTACTGATCGACACCACCGACCGGGTACGCACCCTGACGCTGAACCGGCCGAAGTCCCGGAACGCGCTGTCGTACGAACTTCGCGATGCGTTCTACGGTGCGCTGCGCCAGGCCGAGGCCGACCCAGATGTCGACGTGGTGATCCTGACCGGCGCCGATCCGGTGTTCTGCGCCGGCCTGGACCTCAAGGAACTCGGAGAAGGCGCTGCTCTGCCGGACATCTCACCGAAGTGGCCGAACATGACCAAGCCGGTGATCGGAGCGATCAACGGCGCGGCCGTCACCGGTGGTCTGGAGCTGGCGCTGTACTGCGACATCCTGATCGCCTCCGAGAACGCGAAGTTCGCCGACACCCACGCGCGGGTCGGACTGCTGCCGACCTGGGGCCTGAGTGTGCGACTGCCGCAGAAAGCCGGTGTCGGACTGGCCCGCCGCATGAGCCTGACCGGCGACTACCTGTCGGCGGCCGAAGCCCTGCGGGCCGGGCTGGTCACCGAGGTCGTGCCGCATGACGAGCTGCTGCCGACCGCGCGCCGCGTCGCGGCCTCGATCGTCGGCAACAACCAGAACGCCGTTCGCGCGCTGCTGGATTCGTATCACAAGATCGACGGTTCACAGACCGACGCCGGCCTGTGGATCGAAGCGGCGTCAGCCCGGAAATGGATGGACGCCTCCAGCGGCAACGATATCGCCGCCAACCGCGACGCCGTCATGCAGCGCGGCCGCAGCCAGGTCTAG
- the rimP gene encoding ribosome maturation factor RimP: protein MARDTPERPLTPSWLPTTGQVLELLSSAFADAGYDIEEVRVDAAARPPRIVVVADGDSGLDLDAVADLSRVASELLDQVTADSEPYVLEVTSPGVERPLTAERHYRRARGRKIELTLADGTSMTGRLGEHDGSAIQLIVANRGVLSVTTVALADIAKAVVQVEFSPPNRRELELAGMTGEGADA, encoded by the coding sequence GTGGCCCGGGACACGCCGGAACGACCGCTGACACCCAGTTGGTTACCGACCACAGGCCAGGTGCTTGAGCTGCTCAGCAGTGCTTTTGCGGACGCCGGATACGACATCGAAGAGGTGCGGGTGGACGCCGCTGCGCGCCCCCCGCGGATCGTCGTGGTGGCGGACGGTGACTCGGGTCTGGACCTGGATGCGGTCGCCGATTTGTCGCGCGTGGCATCCGAGCTGCTGGATCAGGTGACTGCCGATTCCGAGCCGTATGTGCTGGAGGTCACCTCGCCCGGTGTGGAGCGTCCGCTCACCGCGGAGCGGCACTACCGCCGCGCCCGCGGTCGAAAGATCGAGCTGACCCTGGCCGACGGCACGTCGATGACGGGCCGGCTGGGCGAGCACGACGGCAGTGCGATCCAACTGATCGTCGCCAATCGCGGAGTGTTGTCGGTGACCACCGTCGCGCTCGCGGACATTGCGAAAGCTGTTGTACAAGTTGAATTTTCACCACCCAATCGCCGGGAACTGGAGCTGGCGGGTATGACCGGAGAGGGGGCCGACGCATGA
- a CDS encoding MATE family efflux transporter, producing MTTEVTSRRIAALAFPALGVLAAEPIYLLLDTAVVGRLGALPLAGLAVGGLILSLVGSQLTFLSYGTTSRSARSFGAGDRAGAVREGVQATWLALALGLLIVAVVQALAPVLLTAIAGSRGGIAETALPWLRIAILAVPAILMSMAGNGWLRGVQDTVRPLRYVIVGVGVSAILCPLLVFGWLGLPRLGLTGSALANLVGQWIAAALFGYALLSERVSLRLRPDVLRAQLTMGRDLVLRSLAFQVCFLSAGAVAARFGAAAVAAHQVVLQLWNFLALVLDSLAIAAQSLVGAALGAGEPGHAKAVARRVTVYSAAAATVLAAVFALGAGALPAVFTADHAVRAQIGIPWWFMVAQLPIAGIVFALDGVLLGAGDAKFMRNATLISGLVGFLPLIWLSLAFGWGLAGIWSGLSTFLVLRLIFVGWRALSGRWT from the coding sequence ATGACCACCGAGGTCACGAGTCGTCGGATCGCGGCGCTGGCCTTCCCGGCACTCGGGGTGCTCGCGGCCGAGCCGATTTACCTCTTGCTGGACACCGCGGTGGTGGGCCGCCTCGGCGCACTGCCGTTGGCCGGTCTGGCGGTCGGCGGCCTGATCCTGAGTCTGGTCGGGTCGCAGCTGACATTCCTGTCGTACGGCACGACGTCGCGCTCGGCCCGGAGCTTCGGTGCCGGTGACCGGGCCGGTGCCGTGCGTGAGGGCGTGCAGGCCACCTGGCTGGCGTTGGCCCTCGGTTTGCTGATCGTCGCGGTTGTACAGGCGCTGGCGCCGGTTCTGCTCACCGCCATCGCCGGGTCTCGTGGCGGCATCGCCGAGACGGCGCTGCCCTGGCTGCGCATCGCGATCCTGGCCGTCCCGGCGATCCTGATGTCGATGGCCGGCAACGGCTGGCTGCGCGGCGTCCAGGACACGGTCCGTCCGCTGCGTTATGTGATTGTCGGCGTTGGTGTTTCGGCGATTCTGTGCCCACTGCTGGTCTTCGGGTGGCTCGGGTTGCCGCGGCTCGGGCTGACGGGTTCGGCGTTGGCCAACCTGGTGGGGCAGTGGATCGCCGCGGCGTTGTTCGGGTATGCGTTGCTGTCCGAGCGGGTTTCGCTGCGGCTGCGGCCCGACGTGCTGCGCGCGCAACTGACCATGGGCCGCGATCTGGTGCTGCGGTCCCTGGCGTTCCAGGTGTGCTTCCTGTCTGCCGGTGCGGTCGCAGCGCGGTTCGGCGCGGCCGCCGTCGCTGCCCATCAGGTGGTCCTGCAGCTGTGGAATTTCCTTGCGCTGGTGTTGGATTCGTTGGCCATCGCAGCGCAGTCGCTGGTCGGTGCGGCTCTCGGGGCTGGGGAGCCGGGGCACGCGAAGGCGGTGGCGCGACGGGTGACGGTGTACTCGGCTGCCGCGGCAACGGTGCTGGCCGCAGTGTTCGCCCTGGGTGCCGGTGCGCTGCCGGCAGTGTTCACCGCCGACCACGCGGTACGGGCTCAGATCGGTATCCCGTGGTGGTTCATGGTGGCCCAATTGCCCATCGCCGGAATCGTTTTCGCGCTCGACGGCGTGCTGCTGGGCGCCGGCGACGCGAAGTTCATGCGCAATGCCACGCTGATCAGCGGGCTCGTCGGCTTCCTGCCCCTCATCTGGCTGTCGCTGGCTTTTGGCTGGGGCCTCGCCGGCATCTGGTCCGGGCTGAGCACGTTCCTGGTGCTGCGGCTGATATTCGTCGGCTGGCGGGCACTGTCCGGCCGCTGGACTTGA
- a CDS encoding YlxR family protein, with amino-acid sequence MIQRETPTAPVRTCIGCRKRELAVDLLRVAAVRDGDGKCAVSVDSAGNLPGRGAWLHPVQQCLNAAVRRRAFARALRITGSPDTSAVEEFFSSLTDSTATATEQVAKNMSTP; translated from the coding sequence GTGATCCAGCGCGAGACTCCGACTGCTCCGGTGCGTACCTGCATCGGCTGCCGGAAACGAGAGCTGGCCGTCGACTTGCTTCGAGTGGCAGCTGTACGCGACGGGGACGGTAAATGCGCCGTCTCGGTCGATTCAGCGGGTAACCTGCCGGGTCGGGGTGCGTGGTTGCACCCGGTTCAGCAGTGCCTCAATGCGGCAGTTCGGCGGCGAGCATTCGCCCGAGCGTTGCGTATCACCGGTTCGCCGGACACCTCTGCGGTGGAAGAGTTCTTCAGTTCCTTGACGGACTCGACTGCCACAGCAACAGAACAGGTAGCGAAGAACATGAGCACACCGTGA
- the nusA gene encoding transcription termination factor NusA yields MNIDMAALHAIEADKGITVDVVVDTIKTALLTAYRHTEGHEPDAYIDIDRKSGIVRVIARQTDTDGTVIHEWDDTPEGFGRIAATTARQVILQRLRDAENEKNYGEFSAREGDIVAGVIQRDARANARGLVVVRVGTEAKGSEGVIPAAEQVPGETYVHGDRVRCYVVGVTRGAREPVITLSRTHPNLVRKLFSLEVPEIADESVEIVAVAREAGHRSKIAVASRVPGLNAKGACIGPMGQRVRNVMSELSGEKIDIIDYDEDPAKFVANALSPAKVVSVTVIDEAQRAARVVVPDFQLSLAIGKEGQNARLAARLTGWRIDIRSDADGQGASAGGREADAGGRSPGGGAGRDR; encoded by the coding sequence ATGAACATCGACATGGCGGCACTGCATGCCATCGAGGCAGACAAGGGGATCACCGTCGACGTCGTCGTCGACACCATCAAGACGGCGCTGCTGACGGCGTACCGCCACACCGAAGGGCACGAGCCCGACGCGTACATCGACATCGACCGCAAGTCGGGCATCGTGCGGGTGATCGCGCGCCAGACCGACACCGACGGGACCGTCATCCACGAGTGGGACGACACCCCCGAGGGATTCGGCCGCATCGCGGCGACCACCGCGCGTCAGGTGATCCTGCAGCGGCTGCGCGATGCCGAGAACGAGAAGAACTACGGCGAGTTCTCGGCCCGTGAAGGCGACATCGTTGCCGGTGTGATCCAGCGCGACGCCCGGGCCAATGCCCGCGGCCTCGTCGTGGTGCGGGTCGGTACGGAAGCCAAAGGCTCCGAGGGCGTGATCCCGGCCGCCGAGCAGGTGCCGGGGGAGACCTACGTGCACGGCGACCGTGTTCGCTGCTACGTGGTCGGGGTGACCCGCGGCGCCCGCGAACCCGTCATCACGCTGTCACGGACCCACCCGAACCTGGTGCGCAAGCTCTTCTCGCTGGAGGTCCCCGAGATCGCCGACGAGTCGGTCGAGATCGTCGCCGTCGCGCGCGAGGCCGGGCACCGGTCCAAGATCGCGGTCGCGTCGCGTGTCCCGGGACTGAACGCCAAGGGCGCCTGCATCGGACCGATGGGTCAGCGCGTGCGCAACGTGATGAGCGAGCTCTCGGGCGAGAAGATCGACATCATCGACTACGACGAGGACCCGGCGAAGTTCGTGGCCAACGCCCTGTCGCCGGCCAAGGTCGTGTCGGTGACGGTGATCGACGAGGCGCAACGCGCGGCGCGGGTCGTGGTGCCTGATTTCCAGCTGTCGCTGGCCATCGGCAAGGAGGGCCAGAACGCCCGCCTGGCCGCCCGGCTCACCGGTTGGCGCATCGACATCCGCAGCGACGCCGACGGCCAGGGTGCCTCGGCCGGGGGCCGCGAGGCGGACGCCGGCGGGCGGTCGCCGGGCGGTGGTGCCGGCCGCGACCGCTGA